A section of the Salmo salar chromosome ssa05, Ssal_v3.1, whole genome shotgun sequence genome encodes:
- the hop gene encoding Homeodomain-only protein — MASNGIESMQLAEDQIKILEENFTRVSKHPDESTLMLIAAESGLTEEETAKWFRLRNARWRQAEGLPAQLGSVKD, encoded by the exons ATGGCTTCAAATGGGATAGAAAGTATGCAGTTAGCGGAGGACCAGATCAAAATTCTGGAGGAGAATTTCACCAGAGTCAGCAAGCATCCGGATGAGTCGACGCTCATGTTAATCGCAGCTGAAAGCGGACTAACCGAGGAAGAGACAGCG AAATGGTTCAGGCTACGCAACGCACGGTGGAGACAGGCCGAGGGCCTTCCAGCTCAACTGGGATCAGTGAAAGACTGA